The sequence CCGGTCACGCTGTTTTCCAGCGACGGCGACACGGCACCAACTCGAAGCCCAGCCCGTCGTCGATCATGGCGAACCGGCCCGACGCCAGGTTGAAACGCTGACGGTAGGTGCCGGTAACGGGATCGCCCTCCCCGCTCCTCCGAAACGGCATCCCCGACTTCCCGGCAAGGCTCTGGCCCAGCGTCTTCAACTCCCGCTGGCGCAGTGTGGCGATCAGGTTCCGGGCATAACGGATGCTCCCGCCGTCGCGGCTGGCCAGCTCCTGCTCCATCAGATGATCCGCCCGCTTTTCCATCGCCTCTTTGACATCGGCGCCGAACCCGGTGGACGCCAGAGGGAGAGGCTCCCGTGCGATCACCTGCCGGTCGAGCCAGGTCGAGCCCTCCGCCGTCACCTGCCGCTCCAGCGTGAAATCCGAACGCACGGCCAGCGCGACACGATCACGTCCCTGTTTGTCGGTGAAACGCCGCAATTCCACGATCGAACCGACCGATCCATCGCCAGCGGCTTCGAGGTGCGGCAGGCGGACATGGTGCGTGCGCCCATCAATCCCGTCGATCACCGCATAGGCCGTGCCGCGCAGCTCATCATCAAGGCCACGATCGACCAGCCGACCGATCACGGGATCGGTAGTATCCTCTCCCGCCAGCACCCAGGATGATGCGGCACGGTCGATCTTCTGCTCCGCCAGCCCTCGGTGGATGCGTTTGATGATGTCGTTACGCTCGCTGATCTCCCGAAGCGTCGCCTCCGCGCTCTCGTCCATCCGCCAGCGATCCGGCCCGACCTGATGTGCCAGCCCCATGGTTTCCAGACGGCGAAGACGACCCTGCTTCACCGTCGCGAAGGCGTCCGGTGTTTCGCCCGGTGTGCGCCCGAGATCAATGGCGCCGTCCGCTCCGGCGTCCTTCTGAAGCTGGCGGTCAAGCTGGGTCCAGCGGTCGGCGTTCACCTGCCGCTCGACCGCCTGATGGATGTCGTGATCCGTGCGCGGCCCGAGTTCCAACGTCACGAGATCCTGGGCACGGGCGCGCATCCCCTCGCGGATATAATCACGCGCGATCACCAGCTCAGAGCCATCCTCCGCCACGCCCCGCACGATGACGTGCAGATGGGGATGCGCTGTGTTCCAGTGATCGACGGCGACCCAGTCGAGTTTCGTGCCGAGATCGGACTCCATCTGCCCCATCAGATCCCGTGCGAAAGCCCGCAGGTCCGACATCTCCGGCGCATCCTCTGGCGAGACGATGAAGCGGAAATGATGACGATCACCGTCGCAGCGTTCGGCGAAGTCCGAGGCGCGGATGTCGTCGCTGTCCTTGCCGAACAGGCGCGCATCCTCTTCGTCCCGCGTTACCCCCTCCCGACGCAGGTAACGGAGATGCGCTGCCAGCGGTGTGGCACGCGGGGCATGCCGCACGACGCGGGCCTTGATGACGACGCCCCGCGAGCGGCTGGTCAGCAGGCGATTGGCCGCATGGGCGGCAGCCCAGCCACGGCCGAAACTGGAGCGCCGGCCAGAGGTGATTTTCCCTGCGCGCGAGACCCGGCCACCAGCCCGCTGCACGGACGCCAGCACCTGTGTCACGAAGGGGCGCGCCTGACGGGCACGGGTGGAGCGGATGCGACCAGGCCTGACCCGGAATTCCTCGTCCCTGTTCATGAAAACTGCCCTGCACCGCGCGAAAGATCGCGCCGGATCAAAGAGATGACACTTAGATGCGAGGTGCGGAGTTTCCACGCACCTCGCCACAAGACTTCAAAAATCCCGGAAAACAGCCACC comes from Gluconacetobacter diazotrophicus PA1 5 and encodes:
- a CDS encoding relaxase/mobilization nuclease domain-containing protein, whose protein sequence is MNRDEEFRVRPGRIRSTRARQARPFVTQVLASVQRAGGRVSRAGKITSGRRSSFGRGWAAAHAANRLLTSRSRGVVIKARVVRHAPRATPLAAHLRYLRREGVTRDEEDARLFGKDSDDIRASDFAERCDGDRHHFRFIVSPEDAPEMSDLRAFARDLMGQMESDLGTKLDWVAVDHWNTAHPHLHVIVRGVAEDGSELVIARDYIREGMRARAQDLVTLELGPRTDHDIHQAVERQVNADRWTQLDRQLQKDAGADGAIDLGRTPGETPDAFATVKQGRLRRLETMGLAHQVGPDRWRMDESAEATLREISERNDIIKRIHRGLAEQKIDRAASSWVLAGEDTTDPVIGRLVDRGLDDELRGTAYAVIDGIDGRTHHVRLPHLEAAGDGSVGSIVELRRFTDKQGRDRVALAVRSDFTLERQVTAEGSTWLDRQVIAREPLPLASTGFGADVKEAMEKRADHLMEQELASRDGGSIRYARNLIATLRQRELKTLGQSLAGKSGMPFRRSGEGDPVTGTYRQRFNLASGRFAMIDDGLGFELVPCRRRWKTA